The Coffea arabica cultivar ET-39 chromosome 8e, Coffea Arabica ET-39 HiFi, whole genome shotgun sequence genome window below encodes:
- the LOC113703276 gene encoding DDB1- and CUL4-associated factor homolog 1 isoform X2, with the protein MEGSASRDEARSESEPQSSVLGRIEQLGEGDGESQQEERGEDENEVLILKTHELMDRITANAENPSPSILHALASILETQEAKYMEDVGHSSANNGRSSHNIGRLGNLVRENDEFFELLSAKFLSESRYSVSVQAAAARLLFSCSLTFVYPHAFEETVMENIKGWVMDETIRLSGDDHNWKDESGARKCSDSEMLKTYSTGLLAVCLAGGGQVVEDVLTSGLSAKLMRYLRLRVLGEAGTSQKDTTSQIESKSFPATACMRGREDVRGRVRQALENSHFDVPRVLEDGSSDDQLADKDLDRGLGRPIDEEHWVDGEPPDVLAADSDIYDAETEGDEKWHAWDLRDGRTKAGGRSSREEESDDSVRDELSRRRTNRGTSRLRGKGRASEGNLDNEQSLTSPGSAIRIGGLNRNIRDRSVPRNQDLKKNSDSKKSQGRTVTDGFTLGRDESDDCFQGCVIGSKNIADLVRKAVVAAESEARAVNAPAEAIKAAGDAAAELVKSAALEEYKKTNNEEAAVLAASTAASTVVDAANAVEVSRTTTAADGDSAPSKAKETETDEDVNEFFLLDSDSLAKLREKFCIQCLVILGEYVEVLGPVLHEKGVDVCLALLQRSYKHTEASKIALLLPDVLKLICALAAHRKFAALFVDRGGIQKLLVAPRVPQTYFGLSSCLFTIGSIQGIMERVCALPSNVVHQVVELALQLLECSQDQARKNAALFFAAAFVFRAVIDTFDAQEGLLKMINLLQDAASVRSGVPSGAINNAGSLRSDRPATEVLTSSEKQIAYHTCVALRQYVRAHLILLVDSIRPNKNMRSAARSIPSTRAVYKPLDISNEALDAVFRQIQKDRKLGPALVRARWPVVDKFLSANGHITMLELCQAPPVERYLHDLLQYALGVLHIVTLVPYSRKLIVNATLSNNRVGIAVILDAANGAGYVEPEIIQAALNVLVNLVCPPPSISNKPSAATQGHQSAPVQSLNGPETRDRNLERSILDRALSVASQNEPRDRSGESTLVDRGSTAIVGTSSGSNTSQVPVPTVASGLVGDRRISLGAGSGCAGLAAQLEQGYRLTREAVRANNGIKVLLQLLQPRIVTPPGALDCLRALACRVLLGLARDDTIAHILTKLQVGRKLSELIRDSGNQAPGSEQSRWQVELSQVAIELIGVVTNSGRANALAATDAATPTLRRIERAAIAAATPITYHSRELLLLIHEHLQASGLAETAAVLLKEAQLTPLPSLATPASLVHQASVQESSSILTQWPSARVHCGFMSDKLKLTYREEHLGLKTDSAVSCLKKRPTTLSSPHGLHSKAQVSAEDSPILSSAKINLTSKRSSTAVSAPGTPSVSAVKSSGDVDIQCKTPIVLPMKRKLTDLKESGLMSPGKRLNTDHGRSLPNCGPAEGDESQFSGAQFRQMVPTTQYGLTNEPQPSSLERLTLDSLVVQYLKHQHRQCPAPITTLPPLSLLHPHMCPEPRRSLDAPSNMTARLSMREFRSMYGGIHGSRRDRQFVYSRFRPWRTCRDDAGALLTCVTFLGDSSQIAVGSHSGELKIFDTNSNCVLDSCPSHQYPLTLAQSYISGDTQLILSSSAHDVRLWDVSSVSAGPKHSFEGCKAARFSNSGTAFAALSTESSHREILLYDIQTSQLDLKLTDTSNNPSGRGHLYSLIHFSPSDTMLLWNGVLWDRRGSGPVHRFDQFSDYGGGGFHPAGNEVIINSEVWDLRNFRLLRSVPSLDQTVITFNASGDVIYAILRRNLEDVTSAFQTRRVKHPLFAAFRTVDAVNYSDIATIPVDRCVLDFATEPTDSFVGLVTMDDQDEMYSSARVYEIGRRKPTDDDSDPDDAESEDEDDDVDEDEDEILGPDIDEDGDSDADDMSNDDESVSELEDDEEEDGDFIMDDGDFEGAAGILEIVAEGDEEDDDSEVLESLSSGDEEDML; encoded by the exons ATGGAGGGCTCGGCGTCCAGGGATGAGGCTCGATCGGAATCGGAGCCGCAATCATCGGTGCTGGGACGAATAGAACAGCTTGGTGAAGGAGACGGGGAATCGCAGCAGGAGGAGAGAGGAGAAGATGAGAATGAAGTGTTGATATTGAAGACGCACGAGTTGATGGACAGAATCACGGCCAACGCTGAAAACCCTAGCCCTTCTATTCTCCACGCTCTCGCTTCTATACTTGAAACTCAAGAAGCCAA ATACATGGAAGACGTAGGCCATTCCTCTGCAAACAATGGTCGATCTTCTCACAACATTGGACGTCTAGGGAATCTAGTTCGG GAAAATGATGAGTTCTTTGAGTTATTATCAGCTAAGTTTCTATCTGAAAGTCGATACTCAGTTTCTGTACAGGCAGCTGCTGCAAGGCTTCTTTTTAGTTGTTCACTTACTTTTGTG TATCCACATGCTTTTGAGGAAACTGTTATGGAAAACATAAAGGGTTGGGTGATGGATGAGACGATTAGATTATCTGGTGATGATCATAACTGGAAAGATGAATCAGGAGCGAGGAAATGCTCGGACTCTGAAATGTTGAAAACCTATTCTACAGGACTTCTTGCTGTATGTCTTGCTGG tggtggtcaagtggtggaaGATGTGTTAACTTCAGGATTATCAGCCAAACTCATGAGATATCTGCGTCTCCGGGTTCTTGGGGAGGCAGGCACAAGTCAAAAAGACACAACTTCTCAGATAGAGAGCAAAAGCTTTCCTGCAACAGCTTGCATGAGAGGCAGAGAGGATGTTCGAGGAAGAGTGCGGCAGGCTTTGGAGAATTCTCATTTTGATGTACCTAGAGTACTAGAGGATGGAAGCAGTGATGATCAACTTGCTGATAAGGATCTCGATAGAGGCTTGGGTAGGCCAATAGATGAAGAACATTGGGTGGATGGAGAGCCACCAGATGTATTGGCTGCAGATAGTGATATATATGATGCAGAAACGGAAGGTGATGAGAAATGGCATGCTTGGGACTTACGTGATGGAAGGACCAAGGCTGGTGGCAGATCCTCAAGGGAAGAAGAATCTGATGACAGTGTTAGAGATGAATTATCACGTCGCAGGACCAATCGTGGGACTTCAAGATTAAGAGGAAAGGGAAGGGCAAGTGAAGGTAATTTGGATAATGAACAATCTTTAACTTCTCCTGGCTCTGCTATTAGAATTGGAGGATTGAACCGGAATATCAGGGACAGGAGTGTGCCAAGAAAccaagatttgaaaaaaaattcagacAGCAAGAAGAGCCAAGGACGGACTGTTACAGATGGTTTTACCTTAGGGAGAGACGAAAGTGATGACTGTTTCCAAGGCTGTGTAATTGGCTCCAAGAACATTGCTGATCTGGTAAGGAAAGCTGTCGTAGCTGCTGAATCTGAAGCCCGAGCAGTCAATGCTCCAGCAGAAGCTATCAAAGCAGCTGGTGATGCTGCTGCTGAACTTGTCAAGAGTGCTGCTTTGGAG GAATATAAAAAGACAAATAATGAAGAAGCTGCAGTTTTGGCTGCTTCTACAGCTGCATCCACAGTTGTTGATGCTGCTAATGCGGTTGAAGTCTCAAG AACTACAACCGCTGCTGATGGTGATTCAGCACCCTCAAAAGCTAAAGAAACAGAGACTGATGAGGATGTTAATGAGTTCTTCTTGCTAGACAGTGACTCTCTTGCAAAGCTCAGAGAGAAATTTTGTATTCAGTGTCTTGTCATATTGGGAGAGTATGTTGAAGTACTTGGACCTGTGCTGCATGAAAAAGGTGTAGATGTCTGTCTTGCATTGTTGCAGCGAAGCTATAAACACACAGAGGCATCAAAAATTGCTCTACTCTTGCCTGATGTGTTGAAGCTAATTTGTGCCCTGGCTGCTCATCGGAAATTTGCCGCATTATTTGTGGATCGTGGTGGGATTCAAAAGTTGCTCGTTGCTCCAAGAGTTCCTCAGACATATTTTGGTTTATCTTCCTGTTTGTTTACGATTGGCTCTATCCAG GGAATAATGGAGCGTGTCTGTGCACTTCCGTCGAATGTTGTCCATCAGGTGGTTGAGTTGGCCCTTCAACTTCTTGAATGTTCCCAGGATCAAGCCAGAAAAAATGCAGCTTTGTTTTTTGCTGCTGCATTTGTTTTCAGAGCTGTCATTGATACTTTCGATGCTCAGGAAGGATTACTAAAAATGATTAATCTGTTGCAAGATGCTGCTTCAGTAAGATCTGGGGTTCCATCTGGGGCAATAAATAATGCTGGATCTCTTCGAAGTGACAGGCCTGCTACGGAGGTGCTTACCTCCTCAGAGAAGCAAATAGCTTATCACACTTGTGTTGCACTACGACAATATGTTAGGGCGCATCTTATTTTACTTGTGGATTCAATTCGCCCTAATAAGAACATGCGCAGTGCTGCTCGAAGTATTCCAAGTACTAGGGCGGTGTACAAGCCCCTTGATATTAGTAATGAGGCCTTGGATGCTGTATTTCGGCAGATACAGAAGGATCGGAAACTTGGTCCTGCATTAGTGAGGGCCAGATGGCCTGTTGTGGACAAGTTCTTAAGTGCTAATGGGCATATTACCATGTTGGAACTGTGTCAG GCTCCACCTGTTGAGCGGTACTTACATGACTTGCTTCAGTATGCCTTGGGTGTTCTGCACATCGTCACTTTAGTACCATATAGCCGTAAACTTATAGTAAATGCCACCCTAAGTAACAATCGTGTTGGTATAGCTGTTATCCTGGATGCAGCCAATGGCGCTGGTTATGTTGAGCCTGAG ATTATTCAAGCAGCACTTAATGTCCTTGTCAATCTTGTGTGCCCACCTCCTTCAATCAGCAATAAACCATCAGCTGCTACACAAGGACATCAGTCTGCACCTGTCCAATCTTTAAATGGTCCGGAGACCAGAGACAGGAACTTGGAACGAAGTATTCTTGATCGAGCTCTAAGTGTGGCTAGTCAGAATGAACCTCGTGACCGGAGTGGGGAATCTACCTTGGTTGATCGAGGTTCCACTGCCATAGTAGGTACTTCGTCTGGGAGTAATACTTCTCAAGTCCCAGTTCCTACTGTAGCTTCAGGATTAGTGGGAGATCGTAGAATTTCCCTCGGTGCTGGATCTGGGTGTGCTGGCCTTGCTGCTCAACTTGAACAAGGATATCGGCTAACCAGAGAGGCTGTTCGTGCCAATAATGGTATCAAGGTTCTTCTTCAGCTCCTCCAACCACGGATAGTTACCCCTCCTGGTGCCCTTGACTGTCTACGTGCTCTTGCGTGCAGAGTGCTGCTTGGTTTGGCTAGAGATGATACAATTGCACACATACTAACAAAGCTTCAG GTTGGAAGAAAACTTTCAGAACTTATTCGTGATTCAGGGAATCAGGCCCCTGGTAGTGAGCAAAGTAGGTGGCAGGTGGAGCTTTCACAGGTGGCTATTGAGTTGATTGGG GTTGTAACAAATTCTGGCCGTGCAAATGCATTAGCAGCAACTGATGCTGCTACTCCTACATTGAGGCGCATAGAGAGAGCTGCTATAGCTGCTGCTACGCCAATTACATACCATTCCAG GGAACTATTGCTTCTTATACACGAACACCTACAGGCATCTGGTTTGGCAGAAACAGCAGCTGTACTTCTAAAAGAGGCTCAGTTGACACCTTTACCATCTTTGGCCACACCAGCATCCCTGGTTCATCAGGCATCTGTGCAGGAATCTTCATCTATTCTGACTCAATGGCCATCTGCTAGAGTTCATTGTGGATTTATGTCGGATAAACTAAAACTGACATATCGGGAAGAGCATTTGGGCTTGAAAACTGATTCAGCTGTTTCCTGTTTGAAAAAGAGGCCTACGACTTTATCTTCTCCACATGGTCTTCACTCTAAAGCTCAGGTTTCTGCTGAGGACTCCCCAATATTGTCGAGTGCCAAAATTAACTTGACTTCTAAAAGATCATCTACAGCTGTAAGTGCTCCTGGAACTCCATCTGTGTCTGCTGTTAAGTCCAGTGGGGATGTCGATATCCAGTGTAAAACTCCAATTGTATTACCAATGAAACGTAAGTTGACAGACTTGAAGGAATCTGGGTTAATGTCACCCGGAAAACGACTTAATACAG ATCATGGCAGATCATTGCCAAATTGTGGACCGGCTGAAGGGGATGAAAGCCAGTTTAGTGGTGCTCAATTTAGGCAAATGGTTCCTACAACCCAGTATGGACTTACAAATGAGCCCCAACCATCCAGCTTGGAACGGTTAACCCTTGATTCTCTTGTTGTTCAGTATCTAAAACATCAACATCGGCAGTGTCCGGCTCCTATTACCACATtgccccctctctctctcctacATCCTCACATGTGCCCAGAACCAAGACGAAGCCTTGACGCCCCCTCAAATATGACGGCCCGCCTTAGTATGCGTGAGTTTCGAAGTATGTATGGTGGCATTCACGGAAGCCGTAGAGATCGTCAGTTTGTTTATAGTAGATTCAGGCCATGGCGAACCTGCCGCGATGATGCTGGTGCCCTTTTGACTTGCGTTACTTTCCTTGGAGACTCTTCGCAAATTGCTGTCGGAAGCCATTCTGGGGAACTCAAAATATTTGACACCAACAGCAATTGTGTGCTTGATAGCTGCCCTAGTCACCAGTATCCTTTGACGCTTGCCCAGTCATATATATCTGGAGATACTCAGTTGATTCTTTCCTCCAGTGCCCATGATGTGCGGTTATGGGATGTATCTTCAGTTTCAGCTGGGCCCAAGCATTCATTCGAAGGATGTAAAGCTGCGAGGTTTAGCAATTCAGGAACTGCTTTTGCTGCTTTATCAACAGAATCATCCCATCGGGAGATTCTCTTGTATGATATTCAGACCAGCCAATTGGATCTAAAGCTTACGGATACGTCAAACAATCCATCAGGTCGAGGTCATTTGTATTCTCTTATTCACTTTAGCCCATCAGATACCATGCTTCTCTGGAATGGGGTCCTATGGGATCGCCGAGGTTCTGGCCCAGTGCATCGCTTTGATCAGTTTTCTGATTATGGTGGGGGTGGCTTCCATCCTGCTGGGAATGAG GTGATCATAAATTCTGAAGTCTGGGATCTCCGGAACTTCAGGCTTCTCCGAAGTGTGCCATCCTTAGACCAAACAGTGATAACTTTTAATGCTAGTGGGGATGTGATTTATGCAATTCTAAGGAGAAATCTCGAGGATGTTACTTCAGCATTTCAAACTCGCCGTGTTAAACATCCTCTCTTTGCTGCTTTTCGAACTGTGGATGCTGTTAATTACTCCGACATTGCTACAATTCCTGTTGATCGCTGTGTTCTTGACTTTGCTACAGAGCCAACCGATTCTTTTGTTGGGTTGGTTACAATGGATGACCAGGATGAGATGTATTCCTCTGCTAGGGTATATGAAATTGGTCGTCGGAAGCCAACTGATGATGATTCTGATCCAGATGATGCTGAGAGTGAAGATGAAGACGATGATgtggatgaggatgaggatgagATATTGGGACCAGATATTGACGAGGATGGTGATAGTGATGCAGATGATATGAGCAATGATGATGAGAGCGTGAGTGAACTCGAGGATGATGAGGAAGAAGACGGTGATTTTATAATGGATGATGGGGACTTTGAAGGTGCAGCTGGGATATTGGAGATTGTGGCCGAAGGTGACGAGGAGGATGATGATAGTGAGGTGCTTGAATCTCTAAGTAGCGGGGATGAAGAGGATATGTTGTGA